A genomic window from Eptesicus fuscus isolate TK198812 chromosome 19, DD_ASM_mEF_20220401, whole genome shotgun sequence includes:
- the CCN4 gene encoding CCN family member 4 isoform X1: MRWFLPWTLAVVTAAATAGSALATALSAAPTAMAVTPAPLEDTSSRPQFCKWPCECPPSPPRCPLGVSLVTDGCECCKVCAQQLGDNCTEAAVCDPHRGLYCDYSADRPRYAIGVCAQVVGVGCVLDGVRYGNGESFQPSCKFNCTCVDGAVGCTPLCLRARPPRLWCRHPRRVRLPGRCCEQWVCDDEARRLRKTAPRHAGDLAVMGEAEPWHGNCIAHTSPWSPCSTSCGLGVSTRVSNANARCRPAQESRLCALRPCDLDIRPLIKVGKKCLAVYQPEAPLNFTLAGCVSTRAYRPKYCGVCTDSRCCIPYKSKTIDVPFQCPDGPGFSRRVLWINACFCNLSCRNPNDIFADLDLYPDFSEIAN, encoded by the exons ATGAGGTGGTTCCTGCCCTGGACGCTGGCAGTAGTGACCGCAGCCGCCACCGCGGGCAGCGCCCTGGCCACG GCCCTCTCCGCAGCCCCCACGGCCATGGCCGTCACCCCCGCGCCACTGGAGGACACGTCCTCACGCCCCCAGTTCTGCAAGTGGCCGTGCGAGTGCCCGCCGTCCCCGCCGCGCTGCCCGCTGGGCGTCAGCCTCGTCACGGACGGCTGCGAGTGCTGCAAGGTGTGCGCCCAGCAGCTCGGGGACAACTGCACGGAGGCGGCCGTCTGTGACCCGCACCGGGGCCTCTACTGCGACTACAGCGCGGACCGCCCGAGGTACGCAATAGGAGTGTGTGCAC AGGTGGTCGGCGTGGGCTGCGTCCTGGACGGGGTGCGCTACGGCAACGGCGAGTCCTTCCAGCCCAGCTGCAAGTTCAACTGCACGTGCGTGGACGGCGCGGTGGGCTGCACGCCCCTGTGCCTGCGGGCGCGCCCCCCGCGCCTCTGGTGCCGCCACCCGCGGCGGGTCCGCCTGCCCGGCCGCTGCTGTGAGCAGTGGGTGTGCGACGACGAAGCCCGGAGGCTGCGCAAGACCGCGCCGCGCCACGCGGGAGACCTAG CGGTCATGGGCGAGGCCGAGCCCTGGCACGGGAACTGCATAGCCCACACCAGCCCCTGGAGCCCCTGCTCCACCAGCTGCGGCCTGGGCGTCTCCACGCGGGTGTCCAACGCCAACGCCCGCTGCCGGCCCGCGCAGGAGAGCCGCCTCTGCGCCCTGCGGCCCTGCGACCTGGACATCCGGCCGCTCATCAAGGTGG GGAAGAAGTGTCTGGCTGTGTACCAGCCGGAGGCGCCCTTGAACTTCACCCTCGCCGGCTGCGTCAGCACACGCGCCTACAGGCCCAAGTACTGTGGGGTCTGCACGGACAGCAGGTGCTGCATCCCGTACAAGTCCAAGACCATCGACGTCCCCTTCCAGTGCCCCGACGGGCCCGGCTTCTCCCGCCGGGTCCTGTGGATCAACGCCTGCTTTTGCAACCTCAGCTGCAGGAACCCCAACGACATCTTTGCGGATCTGGACCTCTACCCCGACTTCTCAGAGATCGCCAATTAG
- the CCN4 gene encoding CCN family member 4 isoform X2: MRWFLPWTLAVVTAAATAGSALATALSAAPTAMAVTPAPLEDTSSRPQFCKWPCECPPSPPRCPLGVSLVTDGCECCKVCAQQLGDNCTEAAVCDPHRGLYCDYSADRPRYAIGVCAPVMGEAEPWHGNCIAHTSPWSPCSTSCGLGVSTRVSNANARCRPAQESRLCALRPCDLDIRPLIKVGKKCLAVYQPEAPLNFTLAGCVSTRAYRPKYCGVCTDSRCCIPYKSKTIDVPFQCPDGPGFSRRVLWINACFCNLSCRNPNDIFADLDLYPDFSEIAN; the protein is encoded by the exons ATGAGGTGGTTCCTGCCCTGGACGCTGGCAGTAGTGACCGCAGCCGCCACCGCGGGCAGCGCCCTGGCCACG GCCCTCTCCGCAGCCCCCACGGCCATGGCCGTCACCCCCGCGCCACTGGAGGACACGTCCTCACGCCCCCAGTTCTGCAAGTGGCCGTGCGAGTGCCCGCCGTCCCCGCCGCGCTGCCCGCTGGGCGTCAGCCTCGTCACGGACGGCTGCGAGTGCTGCAAGGTGTGCGCCCAGCAGCTCGGGGACAACTGCACGGAGGCGGCCGTCTGTGACCCGCACCGGGGCCTCTACTGCGACTACAGCGCGGACCGCCCGAGGTACGCAATAGGAGTGTGTGCAC CGGTCATGGGCGAGGCCGAGCCCTGGCACGGGAACTGCATAGCCCACACCAGCCCCTGGAGCCCCTGCTCCACCAGCTGCGGCCTGGGCGTCTCCACGCGGGTGTCCAACGCCAACGCCCGCTGCCGGCCCGCGCAGGAGAGCCGCCTCTGCGCCCTGCGGCCCTGCGACCTGGACATCCGGCCGCTCATCAAGGTGG GGAAGAAGTGTCTGGCTGTGTACCAGCCGGAGGCGCCCTTGAACTTCACCCTCGCCGGCTGCGTCAGCACACGCGCCTACAGGCCCAAGTACTGTGGGGTCTGCACGGACAGCAGGTGCTGCATCCCGTACAAGTCCAAGACCATCGACGTCCCCTTCCAGTGCCCCGACGGGCCCGGCTTCTCCCGCCGGGTCCTGTGGATCAACGCCTGCTTTTGCAACCTCAGCTGCAGGAACCCCAACGACATCTTTGCGGATCTGGACCTCTACCCCGACTTCTCAGAGATCGCCAATTAG